Proteins co-encoded in one Crateriforma spongiae genomic window:
- the ispH gene encoding 4-hydroxy-3-methylbut-2-enyl diphosphate reductase, which yields MKVILAAPRGFCAGVNMAIESLDLTLRKFGPPVYVYHEIVHNQHVVETFREKGAVFVDHVDEVPDGGVLMFSAHGVSPEIRDQARRRNLHALDATCPLVTKVHLEAIKYAKEGYTILLIGHEGHDEVLGTMGEAPEAIVLVEDEDDVDRLEFAEGTKLAYLTQTTLSVDDANRVIRRLRQRFPEIHSPPKEDICYATQNRQEAVKLLSQEADVVLVLGSQNSSNSQRLAELGRERKKKSYLIDGPQDLSKDQFSDDDVIMITAGASAPESVVQATIEWLSDNFNAIVESQSVREEDVHFPLPKPLRPFAKQLAQESQT from the coding sequence ATGAAAGTTATTCTGGCTGCCCCACGTGGATTTTGTGCCGGCGTCAACATGGCGATCGAATCGCTGGATTTGACGCTCCGCAAATTCGGTCCGCCGGTGTATGTGTACCACGAAATCGTGCACAACCAGCATGTCGTGGAAACCTTCCGCGAAAAAGGCGCGGTCTTCGTCGATCACGTCGACGAAGTGCCCGATGGCGGCGTTCTGATGTTTTCCGCTCACGGTGTCAGCCCCGAAATCCGCGACCAAGCCCGCCGGCGAAACTTGCATGCCCTGGATGCGACTTGTCCCCTGGTCACCAAAGTTCACCTGGAGGCCATCAAATACGCCAAGGAAGGGTACACGATTTTGCTGATCGGACACGAAGGGCACGACGAAGTGCTTGGCACCATGGGCGAAGCCCCCGAAGCGATCGTGTTGGTCGAAGACGAAGACGATGTGGACCGCCTGGAGTTCGCCGAAGGCACGAAATTGGCCTATCTGACGCAAACCACTCTAAGCGTTGACGATGCCAACCGAGTCATTCGACGTCTGCGGCAAAGGTTTCCCGAGATCCATAGTCCGCCGAAGGAAGACATCTGCTACGCCACGCAGAATCGCCAGGAAGCCGTCAAACTTCTCAGCCAAGAAGCCGATGTCGTGCTGGTTCTGGGTAGCCAAAACAGCAGCAACAGCCAACGTCTTGCCGAACTTGGCCGCGAACGAAAAAAGAAATCCTATTTAATTGATGGCCCACAAGACCTGTCGAAAGACCAGTTCTCCGATGACGACGTGATCATGATCACCGCGGGGGCCAGTGCCCCGGAATCCGTCGTTCAGGCCACCATCGAATGGCTCAGCGACAACTTCAACGCGATCGTCGAATCCCAGTCGGTTCGGGAGGAAGATGTCCATTTCCCGCTTCCCAAACCACTGCGTCCCTTCGCCAAGCAGTTGGCCCAGGAAAGCCAAACCTAG
- a CDS encoding MazG nucleotide pyrophosphohydrolase domain-containing protein — protein MSSSTSPSDSTRGESLTFADLQRHIREMYFEKDVQRGVDGTFMWLMEEVGELAAALRGDDRENLAEEFADVIAWLVTIANVADVDLTAALTQKYGHGCPGCRRLVCECPQGEKP, from the coding sequence ATGAGCTCATCGACGTCCCCGTCCGATTCCACCCGCGGCGAATCTCTGACGTTCGCCGATTTGCAACGTCACATCCGCGAAATGTATTTCGAAAAAGACGTTCAACGCGGCGTCGATGGCACCTTCATGTGGTTGATGGAAGAAGTCGGGGAATTGGCTGCGGCTCTGCGTGGCGATGACCGCGAGAACTTGGCGGAGGAATTCGCCGACGTGATCGCATGGCTGGTCACGATCGCCAACGTGGCCGACGTGGATTTAACGGCGGCACTGACCCAAAAATATGGCCACGGATGCCCCGGATGTCGCCGACTGGTTTGCGAATGTCCCCAAGGAGAAAAGCCGTGA
- a CDS encoding 3-keto-disaccharide hydrolase yields MNRTMWKQLEMVMGMQMIANRPGAHRHVLLVVVMMVGVATGCRRDNAAVEKPADESAASQSDAEPTVYVPQAYEATADELLAACLTPDEASEGWIRLFDGHTLFGWDIAGNANWRIEDGTLVADQGEVSLLCTSIPWTDYELSVQFKATPTTNSGVFLRTPLEVDDPGSDCYEVNIAPDDNPFPTASVVQRKKVDVQQKFDTWRTMHMVLRGDQLTVRLDGEVVCEYTDPEPLAAGRIGLQKNSGRIEFRDVKLRPLGLESMLGEGLDGWKTYPEMSGKFERTDEGGLRVIGGKTQLETEERFADFNLLAEYQMDQPTSNSGIFFRCIPGDELMGYECQVSNEIIDGNPLKPADCGVGGIFRRQDARIVAGKPKQKNVILLTTRGPRIAAWVNGLQVSDVTDDRDPDENPRRGLRLDPGTIMIQGHDETTDATYSQLKIKSLDTP; encoded by the coding sequence ATGAATCGCACAATGTGGAAACAACTTGAGATGGTGATGGGAATGCAGATGATCGCGAACCGACCGGGGGCCCACCGACACGTGTTGCTTGTCGTGGTCATGATGGTCGGTGTCGCCACCGGGTGTCGCCGCGACAACGCAGCGGTCGAAAAGCCTGCGGATGAATCGGCCGCTTCGCAATCCGATGCCGAACCGACGGTCTACGTGCCCCAGGCATACGAGGCCACCGCCGACGAATTGTTGGCCGCCTGCCTAACACCGGACGAAGCATCCGAAGGCTGGATTCGATTGTTCGACGGCCACACGTTGTTCGGCTGGGACATCGCAGGCAACGCCAACTGGCGAATCGAAGACGGAACGCTAGTCGCCGATCAGGGCGAAGTCAGTCTGCTCTGTACGTCCATCCCTTGGACCGATTACGAACTGTCGGTGCAGTTCAAAGCGACACCCACGACCAACAGTGGCGTGTTTCTGCGGACGCCTTTGGAAGTGGATGATCCGGGCAGCGATTGCTATGAGGTCAACATCGCCCCGGACGACAATCCGTTTCCAACGGCAAGCGTCGTGCAACGCAAAAAGGTCGACGTCCAGCAAAAGTTTGACACGTGGCGCACGATGCACATGGTGCTGCGCGGCGATCAGCTGACGGTCCGTTTGGACGGCGAAGTGGTGTGTGAATACACCGATCCCGAACCGTTGGCTGCCGGACGCATCGGATTGCAAAAAAACAGCGGGCGAATCGAATTCCGCGACGTCAAGCTTCGGCCACTGGGGCTGGAAAGCATGCTGGGTGAAGGCCTGGACGGCTGGAAAACCTACCCGGAAATGTCGGGCAAATTCGAACGCACCGACGAAGGCGGCTTGCGAGTGATCGGTGGCAAAACACAACTGGAAACGGAAGAACGATTTGCCGATTTCAACTTGCTGGCCGAGTATCAAATGGATCAACCGACCAGCAACTCCGGCATCTTTTTCCGCTGTATTCCCGGCGATGAATTGATGGGATACGAATGTCAGGTCAGCAACGAGATCATTGACGGCAATCCGTTGAAGCCGGCCGATTGCGGCGTCGGTGGAATCTTTCGCCGCCAAGACGCACGCATCGTTGCCGGAAAGCCGAAGCAGAAAAACGTGATTCTGTTGACCACGCGTGGCCCTCGAATCGCCGCATGGGTCAACGGATTGCAGGTCAGTGATGTGACCGACGATCGAGATCCGGACGAAAACCCACGGCGAGGTCTGCGTTTGGATCCTGGGACGATCATGATCCAGGGGCACGACGAAACAACGGATGCGACGTACAGCCAACTGAAAATCAAATCGCTGGATACACCATGA
- a CDS encoding sulfotransferase family protein: protein MAISVSLATPVNTILAGVESAFFAKKVREAEFQSAPVFIIGHWRSGTTLLHELLVRDERFSSPSTFQCFAPSHFLVSEWFFRKFFKWLLPGKRPMDNMAAGWDRPQEDEFALMNLGLPSPYRRIAFPNEPPIDLDYLTFWNVDDAARHQWLETLRRFLLRVSVATQRPLIVKSPTHTGRLAMLARQFPDAKFIHLTRDPRSLFPSTCRLWRSLDEAQALQSPNGDEPAMHEYVLDCFRRMYEAYFDACEQVPSQRLIEMRYEDLVADPVESLRHIYDTLRLADFDSVEEDFCRWAETEHRGYQTNRHRLDAATEKVLLDRWGEYFRRYGYDRPEHESHNVETT, encoded by the coding sequence ATGGCGATCAGTGTTTCGCTGGCGACGCCGGTCAACACGATTCTTGCCGGTGTGGAATCCGCTTTCTTTGCCAAGAAGGTTCGTGAAGCCGAATTTCAATCGGCACCGGTCTTCATCATCGGGCACTGGCGCAGCGGAACCACCTTGCTGCACGAATTGCTGGTCCGCGACGAACGATTCAGCAGTCCTTCGACTTTTCAGTGCTTCGCGCCCAGCCACTTTCTGGTTTCCGAATGGTTCTTTCGAAAGTTTTTCAAATGGCTGCTGCCCGGCAAACGTCCGATGGACAACATGGCGGCCGGATGGGACCGTCCCCAGGAAGACGAATTCGCGTTGATGAACTTGGGCTTGCCGTCGCCGTACCGACGCATCGCATTCCCCAATGAACCGCCGATCGATCTGGACTATCTGACGTTTTGGAACGTCGACGACGCGGCCCGGCACCAGTGGCTGGAAACGTTGCGTCGGTTCTTATTGCGTGTTTCGGTGGCGACCCAACGACCGTTGATCGTCAAAAGTCCTACGCACACCGGACGGCTTGCGATGCTGGCTCGCCAGTTTCCCGATGCCAAGTTCATCCACCTGACGCGAGATCCACGCAGTCTGTTTCCGTCCACCTGTCGGTTGTGGCGCAGTCTGGATGAAGCCCAAGCTCTGCAGTCGCCCAACGGCGATGAACCCGCGATGCACGAGTATGTGCTGGATTGTTTTCGGCGGATGTACGAAGCGTATTTTGACGCGTGCGAACAAGTGCCTTCGCAGCGTCTGATCGAAATGCGGTACGAGGATCTGGTGGCCGATCCCGTCGAATCGTTGCGGCACATCTACGACACCCTGCGTCTGGCTGATTTTGATTCGGTCGAAGAAGACTTTTGCCGATGGGCCGAAACGGAACACCGCGGCTATCAAACCAATCGGCACCGTCTGGATGCCGCGACCGAAAAGGTCTTGCTGGATCGTTGGGGCGAATACTTCCGACGATACGGTTACGATCGGCCCGAACATGAATCGCACAATGTGGAAACAACTTGA
- a CDS encoding alpha/beta hydrolase has translation MHRNFGTVAAVLLVVMTVAAAGRQGFAQTATSSPKSTTIPKNIVADLDVVYAEVDGRKLHLDLFRPAADAPPPILVVVHGGGWLKGDKEKFRALSLRFAERGYATAAVEYRLGGEARFPAAIRDCNAAVAFLRHSAERYGLDATRLAAVGGSAGGHLVGLMAAGDDEPRLRHPGIMDDVSTHLDAAVIMAGPLQMLTGSVAQRSKSDPENSNAVNWIGGDVDQKRDLYQLADAHQKIDATMPPTLFICGSLDSPERNEATREKMRSLGRPVELIVHPDAKHGHWNRPEWILRVVDDIDGFLGRHGVAPR, from the coding sequence ATGCACCGAAATTTTGGCACCGTTGCCGCTGTATTGCTGGTGGTCATGACGGTTGCAGCCGCCGGCCGGCAAGGTTTCGCGCAAACTGCGACGTCTTCCCCAAAATCGACGACGATCCCAAAGAACATCGTTGCCGATTTGGACGTGGTGTACGCCGAAGTCGATGGGCGAAAGCTTCACTTGGATTTGTTTCGTCCTGCCGCGGATGCGCCCCCGCCAATTCTGGTCGTCGTGCACGGTGGCGGATGGCTAAAGGGGGACAAGGAAAAGTTTCGCGCCTTGTCCTTACGATTTGCAGAACGCGGTTATGCGACGGCCGCCGTGGAGTATCGCTTGGGCGGTGAAGCCCGTTTTCCAGCCGCCATCCGGGATTGCAATGCGGCGGTGGCATTTTTGCGGCACTCGGCGGAGCGATACGGTCTGGACGCAACACGATTGGCGGCGGTTGGTGGTTCGGCAGGCGGCCATTTGGTCGGACTGATGGCGGCGGGTGACGATGAACCTCGTTTGCGTCATCCCGGGATAATGGATGACGTGTCCACGCACTTGGACGCTGCGGTGATTATGGCCGGCCCCCTGCAAATGCTGACCGGGTCGGTGGCCCAACGTTCCAAGTCGGACCCGGAAAATAGCAACGCGGTCAACTGGATCGGCGGCGACGTTGATCAAAAGCGGGACCTGTACCAACTAGCCGATGCGCATCAAAAGATTGACGCGACGATGCCACCGACACTGTTTATCTGTGGATCCCTGGATTCACCGGAACGGAATGAGGCGACACGCGAAAAAATGCGCTCACTGGGCCGGCCGGTCGAATTGATCGTTCACCCCGATGCCAAACATGGACATTGGAACCGCCCGGAGTGGATCTTGCGGGTGGTCGATGACATCGACGGTTTCTTAGGTCGCCACGGTGTCGCGCCGCGGTAG